In Oryza sativa Japonica Group chromosome 2, ASM3414082v1, the following are encoded in one genomic region:
- the LOC4328504 gene encoding protein RRC1 isoform X1: protein MSSKKVPFHRHKENEEARKKREQDEAARVYEEFVESFKGDSTSGSKFVRGGVIDPNAKLRIDSEGGKSKDGGSVPKKGSRYVPSFLPPSFGKEPDKKKEEERPKEKERRKPRVIDEFMEELKFEKELRQKRNQEREQWREGRHTDTSASSSRFDELPDELDPIGKLPGSFDDGDPQTTNLYVGNLSPKVDENFLMRTFGRFGPIASVKIMWPRTEEERRRQRNCGFVAFMNRADGQAAKDEMEGVVVYDYELKLGWGKSVALPSQALPAPPPGHMAIRNKEGGTVILSGPGGPPLASVKPQTSELVLTPNVPDIVVAPPDDAHVRHVIDTMALHVLDGGCAFEQAVMERGRGNSLFSFLFDLKSKEHTYYVWRLYSFAQGDTLQRWRTEPFIMITGSGRWVPPALPSSRSPEREKESTFAAGRSRRVEVERTLTDSQRDEFEDMLRALTLERSQIKEAMGFALDNADAAGEIVEVLTESLTLKETPIPTKVARLMLVSDILHNSSAPVKNASAFRTKFEAALPDVIESFNDLYRSITGRITAEALKERVLKVLQVWADWFLFSDAYLNGLRATFLRSSHLGVIPFHSLCGDTPEIEKKASSEDGSDGFRLNEDGALATGKAAATRELLGLPLAELERRCRHNGLSLCGGKEMMVARLLSLEEAEKERVYEKDAGIKYGQGESHRTGRDDIAVNARNASRPGEGTDSGESDMLGLSHYAMEAGYKRSNESTPAEPVPSKKPKVDPVLPASKWSREDDVSDDEDRKGGRGLGLSYSSGSDIAGDSGKADATEVSTDHSNHHQDTILDEEHRKKLRQIEIAVMQYRESLEEKGLRNTEEIEKKVASHRRRLQSEYGLSFSNDGANSRRSSERTSSERRDRHDDSSRKRHRSLSRSRSPPRRSLERDREHNRNRDTDRSHGNDAGRERDRVREKSASRGRDDHYDRSRDREKDRRKGR from the exons ATGAGTTCGAAGAAGGTTCCATTCCACCGACATAAGGAGAACGAAGAGGCGAGGAAGAAG AGAGAGCAAGATGAAGCGGCACGTGTGTACGAGGAATTTGTGGAGTCATTCAAGGGTGATAGCACATCTGGGTCGAAGTTTGTCCGAGGAGGTGTGATTGATCCCAATGCCAAGCTGAGGATTGATTCCGAAG GTGGAAAGTCCAAAGATGGGGGGTCTGTTCCAAAGAAGGGCAGTAG GTATGTTCCATCTTTTTTGCCGCCGTCATTTGGGAAAGAGCCGGACAAAAAG AAAGAAGAGGAGCGTccaaaggaaaaggaaagaCGAAAGCCACGGGTAATAGACGAGTTCATGGAGGAGCTCAAGTTTGAGAAAGAGCTTCGACAAAAGCGTAATCAGGAACGCGAGCAATGGCGTGAGGGTCGACACACTGACACATCTGCT TCCTCTAGCCGTTTTGATGAACTACCAGATGAATTAGATCCCATTGGGAAACTTCCAGGATCATTTGATGATGGGGATCCACAAACCACGAACTTATATGTTGGGAATCTTTCTCCTAAG GTGGACGAGAATTTTCTTATGAGGACATTTGGTCGTTTTGGACCTATTGCTAGTGTCAAGATTATGTGGCCTCGAACAGAAGAGGAACGCAGAAGGCAAAGAAATTGTGGTTTTGTTGCCTTCATGAATAGGGCTGATGGACAAGCAGCCAAGGATGAAATGGAAG GTGTTGTTGTGTACGACTATGAACTGAAACTAGGGTGGGGCAAATCTGTTGCTCTTCCTTCACAAGCACTGCCTGCTCCTCCACCAGGGCACATGGCAATCCGGAATAAGGAG GGTGGTACTGTCATCTTATCTGGTCCTGGTGGTCCACCTCTTGCATCTGTTAAACCACAGACCTCAGAGCTG GTCCTCACACCAAATGTTCCTGATATAGTGGTTGCTCCGCCAGATGATGCACATGTTCGGCATGTGATTGACACAATGGCTCTGCATGTACTTGACGGGGGATGTGCTTTTGAACAAGCTGTTATGGAGAGAGGCCGAGGAAATTCTTTATTTAGTTTCTTGTTTGATCTTAAATCAAAGGAGCACACATACTATGTTTGGAGGCTATACTCATTTGCTCAG GGTGATACTTTGCAGCGGTGGAGAACAGAACCATTTATCATGATTACAGGAAGTGGAAG ATGGGTTCCACCTGCTTTGCCATCCAGCAGAAGTCCTGAGCGTGAAAAAGAATCTACTTTTGCGGCTGGTAGAAGCAGG CGTGTCGAAGTGGAGCGCACATTGACTGATTCACAGCGTGATGAATTTGAGGACATGCTACGTGCATTGACATTGGAGAGAAGTCAGATAAAGGAGGCTATGGGATTTGCATTGGATAATGCTGATGCAGCTGGAGAG ATTGTTGAAGTTCTTACAGAATCTTTGACACTCAAGGAGACACCCATCCCAACCAAGGTTGCTCGGCTTATGCTAGTGTCTGATATTCTTCATAACAGCAGCGCTCCAGTGAAGAATGCTTCTGCATTCCGGACAAAGTTTGAGGCTGCTCTACCTGATGTTATAGAAAGCTTCAATGATTTATACCGCAGTATCACTGGAAGGATTACTGCTGAAGCTCTGAAG GAGAGAGTTTTGAAAGTTCTACAAGTATGGGCGGACTGGTTCTTATTTTCCGATGCATATCTGAATGGACTAAGAGCTACCTTTCTTAGATCAAGCCACTTAGGGGTCATCCCTTTTCACTCTCTATGTGGTGATACACCAGAAATTGAAAAGAAAGCTAGCTCTGAGGACGGCAGTGATGGATTTAGGCTCAACGAAGATGGTGCCTTGGCCACAGGAAAGGCAGCGGCAACAAGGGAGCTGTTAGGGCTTCCGCTAGCTGAACTTGAACGCCGTTGCAGACATAATGGCCTCTCGCTATGTGGTGGTAAAGAGATGATGGTTGCCAGGTTGCTTAGCTTGGAAGAGGCTGAGAAGGAACGAGTATATGAGAAGGACGCGGGCATTAAATATGGACAAGGAGAATCGCATAGAACTGGAAGAGATGACATTGCTGTGAATGCTCGTAATGCTTCTAGACCTGGAGAAGGTACTGATAGTGGTGAATCAGACATGTTGGGTCTCTCTCATTATGCTATGGAAGCAGGGTACAAACGCTCTAATGAATCCACACCCGCTGAACCTGTTCCAAGCAAGAAGCCAAAAGTTGACCCTGTTTTGCCCGCTTCAAAATGGAGTCGAGAGGATGATGTCAGCGATGATGAAGATAGAAAAGGTGGCAGAGGCTTAGGATTAAGCTATTCATCTGGTAGCGATATTGCTGGTGATTCTGGGAAAGCTGATGCAACAGAAGTTAGTACTGATCACTCGAATCATCACCAGGATACGATTCTTGATGAAGAGCATAG AAAGAAGTTAAGGCAGATTGAAATTGCTGTTATGCAGTATCGTGAATCTCTTGAGGAGAAGGGTTTGCGAAACACAGAAGAGATTGAGAAGAAGGTTGCCAGCCACCGTAGGCGTCTTCAGTCTGAATATGGTTTATCATTTTCAAATGATGGTGCAAACAGCAGGCGCTCTTCTG